One stretch of Streptomyces sp. MMBL 11-1 DNA includes these proteins:
- a CDS encoding alpha/beta hydrolase, with the protein MTTWSRKALLLTVSAAAAAGTLTAVGAPVAHSRPAGAAAPPLSWRACDPIPGTPVPDGQQCATLRVPLDYRAPGGRTVDLAVTRLRTDRPEARRGALLVLAGGPGGSGVQRLAQKGEALRAATEGAYDLVSLDPRGVGGSTRAGCGIPEADRHLVTLRAWPAADGSIAENAERARRTAASCARDGGPVVRSFSTRNQARDMDRLRAALGERKLSVWAHSYGSYAGAVYAQEHPDRVDRLVLDSVGDPDPARVAYGWMANVGPAVALRFPDFAAWAADPAREAEGLRLARRAEDVEPLFLALARELDHHPKESATPGVPLTGNRLRQALQNALMSDRTFAPLARLIRSARDPEARPVLPPELAGAMPDEDASLTMAVVCNDVRWPGPDSGYARQVAADRARYPLTAGMPRNISPCAYWKYEEEPRPTRMTDEGPSNVLMIQSLRDPATPLAGALKMRAALGERARMVTVERGGHGMYLGNGNACGDRVVSDFLVTGKRPARDAHCPD; encoded by the coding sequence ATGACTACGTGGAGCCGAAAGGCCTTACTTCTCACCGTCTCCGCCGCCGCGGCGGCCGGCACGCTGACCGCTGTCGGCGCGCCCGTGGCGCACAGCCGCCCGGCGGGCGCCGCCGCACCCCCGCTCAGCTGGAGGGCCTGCGACCCGATCCCGGGGACGCCCGTCCCCGACGGGCAGCAGTGCGCGACGCTCCGCGTTCCCCTCGACTACCGCGCTCCCGGCGGGCGCACCGTCGACCTGGCGGTCACCCGGCTGCGCACCGACCGGCCCGAGGCGCGGCGCGGGGCCCTGCTGGTGCTCGCCGGCGGCCCCGGCGGTTCGGGGGTGCAGCGCCTCGCGCAGAAGGGCGAGGCGCTGCGGGCCGCCACCGAGGGGGCCTACGACCTGGTCAGCCTGGACCCGCGCGGGGTCGGCGGCTCCACCCGGGCCGGCTGCGGGATTCCCGAGGCCGACCGGCACCTGGTGACGCTGCGCGCCTGGCCCGCGGCGGACGGGTCGATCGCGGAGAACGCCGAACGCGCCCGCCGCACCGCCGCGTCGTGCGCCCGCGACGGCGGCCCGGTGGTGCGGTCCTTCAGCACGCGGAACCAGGCCCGCGACATGGACCGGCTGCGCGCCGCGCTGGGCGAGCGGAAGCTGTCGGTCTGGGCGCACTCGTACGGCAGTTACGCCGGGGCCGTGTACGCGCAGGAGCACCCGGACCGCGTCGACCGGCTGGTCCTGGACAGCGTCGGCGACCCGGACCCGGCGCGGGTGGCGTACGGCTGGATGGCGAACGTGGGACCGGCCGTCGCCCTCCGCTTCCCCGACTTCGCGGCCTGGGCGGCGGACCCCGCCCGCGAGGCGGAGGGGCTCCGGCTGGCCCGCCGCGCCGAGGACGTGGAGCCGCTGTTCCTGGCCCTGGCCCGGGAGCTGGACCACCACCCGAAGGAGTCGGCGACCCCCGGCGTACCGCTGACCGGGAACCGGCTGCGGCAGGCGCTCCAGAACGCTCTGATGAGCGACAGGACGTTCGCCCCGCTGGCCCGGCTGATCCGGTCGGCGCGGGACCCGGAGGCCCGCCCGGTGCTGCCGCCGGAGCTGGCGGGCGCGATGCCGGACGAGGACGCGTCCCTGACGATGGCCGTGGTCTGCAACGACGTGCGCTGGCCGGGGCCGGATTCCGGGTACGCCCGCCAGGTCGCCGCCGACCGGGCGCGGTACCCGCTGACGGCCGGGATGCCCAGGAACATCTCCCCGTGCGCCTACTGGAAGTACGAGGAGGAGCCGAGGCCCACCCGGATGACCGACGAGGGCCCCTCGAACGTCCTGATGATCCAGAGCCTGCGCGACCCGGCGACCCCGTTGGCCGGGGCCCTGAAGATGCGGGCGGCGCTCGGCGAGCGGGCCAGGATGGTCACCGTCGAGCGGGGCGGGCACGGCATGTACCTGGGCAACGGCAACGCCTGCGGCGACCGGGTGGTCAGCGACTTCCTGGTGACGGGGAAGCGCCCCGCCAGGGATGCCCACTGCCCGGACTGA
- a CDS encoding toxin gives MSLRKLRKECEAGLADLPIPVPFTLDKLVANMEEASGRTIRLHEMPDRLARVNAACGLRLKSGGTSLVLYRRRPTAYQTQHVILHELCHEWFDHGTTLDAEQLRALLPVFDTSLIARMISPAAAAAFASGGGTVQARAQYATHDERMAEFGASLIPRMARDLTTDDMVGRLDNSLSRPVAHRRRGLFPGRRSGDA, from the coding sequence ATGTCCCTGCGGAAACTGCGGAAAGAGTGCGAGGCCGGGCTCGCCGACCTGCCCATCCCGGTTCCCTTCACGCTGGACAAGCTCGTCGCGAACATGGAGGAGGCGAGCGGGCGCACGATCCGGCTGCACGAGATGCCGGACCGCCTCGCCCGCGTCAACGCCGCCTGCGGGCTGCGCCTGAAGTCGGGCGGCACCAGCCTCGTCCTCTACCGCCGCAGGCCGACCGCCTACCAGACCCAGCACGTGATCCTGCACGAGCTGTGCCACGAGTGGTTCGACCACGGGACGACGCTCGACGCGGAACAGCTCCGCGCGCTCCTCCCGGTCTTCGACACCTCGCTGATCGCCCGGATGATCTCCCCGGCCGCCGCCGCGGCCTTCGCCTCCGGCGGCGGCACCGTCCAGGCCCGTGCGCAGTACGCGACCCACGACGAACGCATGGCCGAATTCGGTGCCTCCCTGATCCCCCGGATGGCGCGGGACCTCACCACCGATGACATGGTGGGGCGGCTGGACAACTCCCTGTCCCGCCCGGTGGCCCACCGACGGCGCGGCCTCTTTCCCGGACGACGGTCCGGCGACGCCTGA
- a CDS encoding MerR family transcriptional regulator, which yields MPPETPSHAIDRLDDDDYPAYTMGRAAEMIGATPGFLRAIGEARLITPLRSEGGHRRYSRYQLRIAARARDLVDAGTPIEAACRIVILEDQLEEALRLNEELRDRSARTGGPAGR from the coding sequence ATGCCCCCGGAGACCCCCTCGCACGCCATCGACCGGCTCGACGACGACGATTACCCCGCCTACACGATGGGGCGAGCCGCCGAGATGATCGGTGCGACGCCGGGGTTCCTCCGGGCCATCGGCGAGGCCCGGCTGATCACCCCGCTGCGGTCCGAGGGCGGACACCGCCGCTACTCCCGCTACCAGTTGCGCATCGCCGCCCGCGCCCGGGACCTGGTCGACGCCGGCACGCCCATCGAGGCCGCCTGCCGCATCGTCATCCTGGAGGACCAGCTGGAGGAGGCGCTGCGCCTCAACGAGGAGCTGCGCGACCGGTCCGCCCGCACCGGCGGTCCCGCCGGGCGCTGA
- a CDS encoding PH domain-containing protein: MALFGNAHTIDPATAHKDYARLLGQGEQIHAAYLLIRDSILFTDRRLILVDKQGITGKKVEYRSVPYRSITQFAVETAGTFDLDAELSIWVSGNPVPLQKTFTKGVDIYEVQAILAQFVSR, translated from the coding sequence ATGGCACTGTTCGGCAACGCCCACACGATCGACCCGGCCACCGCCCATAAGGACTACGCACGGCTGCTCGGGCAGGGCGAGCAGATCCACGCCGCGTATCTGCTGATCCGCGACAGCATCCTGTTCACGGACCGGCGGCTGATCCTCGTCGACAAGCAGGGCATCACCGGCAAGAAGGTGGAGTACCGCTCCGTCCCGTACCGCAGCATCACGCAGTTCGCCGTGGAGACGGCCGGGACGTTCGACCTCGACGCCGAGCTGAGCATCTGGGTCTCGGGCAACCCGGTGCCGCTCCAGAAGACGTTCACCAAGGGCGTCGACATCTACGAGGTCCAGGCGATACTCGCGCAGTTCGTCTCCCGGTAG
- a CDS encoding SCO5918 family protein, translating to MRCVIARFPFDLFKNEVEDSMKGIKPEPVTGDAVVISRRVYPVKQVGEVITRQDRRDFSSAEVVRALSKLGFTCRTAESAVPAPAPARTPLETASALLGTPAEARSEAPGAVSAPRADGV from the coding sequence ATGCGCTGTGTCATCGCCCGCTTCCCGTTCGATCTGTTCAAGAACGAGGTGGAGGACTCGATGAAGGGCATCAAGCCCGAACCCGTCACGGGCGACGCGGTGGTCATCAGCCGCCGGGTCTACCCCGTCAAGCAGGTGGGTGAGGTCATCACCCGGCAGGACCGCCGGGACTTCAGCTCCGCCGAGGTGGTCCGGGCGCTGTCCAAGCTGGGCTTCACCTGCCGTACCGCCGAGTCGGCCGTGCCCGCGCCGGCCCCCGCCCGTACCCCGCTGGAGACGGCCTCCGCCCTCCTGGGCACCCCGGCGGAGGCGCGGAGCGAGGCTCCCGGAGCGGTGTCCGCGCCCCGGGCCGACGGGGTCTGA
- a CDS encoding peptidoglycan recognition protein family protein: MWSRRLVLGALVLPLALLVFGDGPAFHAPGPELASGPRPPRGLPQPAVVSRREWHADEDLVREGPHYTGAARAVFVHHTGNPNDYDCADAPDLIRAVQSDHIRQDGWDDIGYNFLVDRCGTIYEGRAGGVGRSVLGAHTKGFNTDTVGIAAIGNFGAGAEVPGPMMDALVELAAWKLRPGADPLGTVDLVSTNDESRFDRGQVARLHVISGHRDSFETRCPGDALYGLLPELRERAAKLRAAAPGHAATARLRPYV, translated from the coding sequence ATGTGGTCCCGCCGACTCGTTCTGGGCGCTCTGGTCCTGCCCCTGGCCCTCCTGGTGTTCGGGGACGGCCCGGCGTTCCACGCGCCCGGGCCGGAGCTGGCCTCCGGGCCCCGCCCGCCGCGCGGACTGCCGCAGCCGGCCGTCGTCAGCCGCCGGGAATGGCACGCGGACGAGGACCTGGTCCGGGAGGGGCCGCACTACACGGGCGCGGCGCGGGCGGTGTTCGTCCACCACACCGGCAACCCCAACGACTACGACTGCGCGGACGCCCCCGACCTGATCCGGGCCGTCCAGAGCGACCACATCCGGCAGGACGGCTGGGACGACATCGGCTACAACTTCCTCGTCGACCGCTGCGGCACCATCTACGAGGGCCGCGCCGGCGGGGTCGGCCGCTCCGTGCTCGGCGCGCACACCAAGGGGTTCAACACCGACACGGTCGGCATCGCGGCGATCGGGAACTTCGGCGCGGGGGCGGAGGTGCCCGGGCCGATGATGGACGCACTGGTGGAGCTGGCCGCCTGGAAACTGCGGCCCGGGGCCGACCCGCTGGGCACGGTCGATCTGGTCTCGACGAACGACGAGAGCCGCTTCGACCGGGGCCAGGTGGCCCGGCTGCACGTCATCTCCGGCCACCGCGACAGCTTCGAGACCCGCTGCCCCGGCGACGCGCTCTACGGCCTGCTGCCCGAACTGCGGGAGCGCGCCGCCAAGCTGCGTGCCGCCGCCCCCGGACACGCGGCGACGGCCCGGCTGCGCCCGTACGTCTGA
- a CDS encoding cold-shock protein, whose product MATGTVKWFNAEKGFGFIEQDGGGADVFAHYSNIAASGFRELQEGQKVNFDVTQGQKGPQAENITPA is encoded by the coding sequence ATGGCTACTGGCACCGTGAAGTGGTTCAACGCGGAAAAGGGCTTCGGCTTCATCGAGCAGGACGGCGGCGGCGCCGACGTCTTCGCCCACTACAGCAACATCGCCGCCTCCGGCTTCCGTGAGCTGCAGGAGGGCCAGAAGGTGAACTTCGACGTCACGCAGGGCCAGAAGGGCCCGCAGGCCGAGAACATCACCCCCGCCTGA
- a CDS encoding MAB_1171c family putative transporter yields MTPLDLAGYLIAGLMTAVALWRMPAALWGDEEDRRRRALWGCYAGFAVALWTKTEAVRIGLNNSAVTDLAVLIKHYTATVAILAILSYIVAIYGSYPEAGAVPRHVRFARLVQKLAAKASVATLILLTVLFFTVVDRSEPSDRFVSDHAGEGGATLYMSVFYLYLGAASAVCAFQWALATLDARRRHLRIGLGMMTFAMIIGVGYTVSRTLFLWISVVDEPSEAFALRFDQVTEAAQLVLFAFFALGASVPAFAAGARRARLWRAQVRLHALWYELMAAFPDQPFDPPASLTRELTRFNVPADLRVDRWAADIADAAEKLRHYVPDALLAAAGRAAARDTDDPRRAESLTDAYWIRAALLAKASGAPAGGAATVAAQHAADQDGEVARLVRVAAAYRTVGEERARAVLAAATAETTRTTETNA; encoded by the coding sequence GTGACCCCCCTCGATCTCGCCGGCTACCTGATAGCCGGCCTGATGACGGCCGTTGCCCTGTGGCGTATGCCCGCTGCCCTGTGGGGCGACGAGGAGGACCGCAGACGGCGCGCCCTGTGGGGCTGCTACGCCGGATTCGCCGTCGCGCTGTGGACCAAGACCGAGGCGGTGCGCATCGGTCTCAACAACAGTGCCGTCACCGATCTCGCCGTCCTCATCAAGCACTACACCGCCACGGTGGCAATTCTGGCCATCCTCAGCTACATCGTGGCCATCTACGGCAGCTACCCCGAAGCGGGCGCCGTCCCCCGCCACGTACGGTTCGCGCGGCTCGTGCAGAAGCTGGCGGCCAAGGCCTCCGTCGCCACGCTGATCCTGCTGACCGTCCTCTTCTTCACCGTCGTCGACCGCTCCGAGCCCTCGGACCGCTTCGTCTCCGACCACGCCGGGGAGGGGGGCGCCACGCTCTACATGAGCGTCTTCTACCTCTACCTCGGGGCCGCGTCCGCCGTGTGCGCCTTCCAGTGGGCGCTGGCCACCCTCGACGCCCGGCGGCGCCATCTGCGCATCGGGCTCGGGATGATGACGTTCGCGATGATCATCGGCGTCGGCTACACCGTCAGCCGCACCCTGTTCCTCTGGATCAGTGTGGTGGACGAGCCGAGCGAGGCGTTCGCCCTCCGGTTCGACCAGGTCACCGAGGCCGCGCAGCTGGTGCTGTTCGCCTTCTTCGCCCTCGGCGCGTCCGTCCCCGCCTTCGCGGCCGGCGCCCGCCGCGCCCGGCTGTGGCGTGCCCAGGTCCGGCTGCACGCCCTCTGGTACGAGCTGATGGCCGCGTTCCCGGACCAGCCGTTCGACCCGCCCGCCTCCCTGACCCGCGAGCTGACCCGGTTCAACGTCCCGGCCGACCTGCGGGTGGACCGCTGGGCCGCCGACATCGCGGACGCGGCCGAGAAGCTGCGCCACTACGTGCCCGACGCGCTCCTCGCCGCCGCCGGACGGGCCGCCGCCCGCGACACGGACGACCCGCGCCGGGCCGAGTCCCTCACGGACGCCTACTGGATCCGCGCCGCCCTGCTCGCCAAGGCCTCCGGCGCGCCCGCCGGGGGAGCCGCGACGGTCGCCGCCCAGCACGCGGCGGACCAGGACGGCGAGGTGGCCCGGCTGGTCCGGGTCGCCGCCGCGTACCGGACGGTCGGCGAGGAGCGCGCCCGCGCGGTCCTCGCGGCCGCGACGGCCGAAACCACCCGCACGACGGAGACGAACGCATGA
- a CDS encoding DEAD/DEAH box helicase, which produces MNRERTPRSNDRFSRTRSGGGAPRFSGGGGERRAAGFGGGPKRSGGSGGSGRSGGYGRRSASGVKGEFALPVTVTPALPAAETFGELEMPAPLKAALVAEGMTVPFPIQAATLPNSLAGRDVLGRGRTGSGKTLAFGLALLARTAGRRADAKRPLALVLVPTRELAQQVTDALTPYARSLKLRIATVVGGMSIGRQASALRGGSEVVVATPGRLKDLIERGDCRLDRVTITVLDEADQMADMGFMPQVTELLDQVTPDGQRMLFSATLDRNVDLLVRTYLKDPVVHSVDPSAGAVTTMEHHVLYVQGADKYATTTEIAARDGRVIMFLDTKHAVDKLTDHLLHSGVRAAALHGGKSQPQRTRTLERFKTGHVTVLVATNVAARGIHVDNLDLVVNVDPPSDHKDYLHRGGRTARAGESGSVVTLVLPNQRREMTRLMADAGITPQIAQVRSGEAELSRITGAQAPSGVPVVISAPAKERGSSRGGAFMGRGTKRGGGAPARGRRPGVPTPEARAAAAQRRNNRAA; this is translated from the coding sequence ATGAACCGCGAACGCACGCCCCGCTCGAACGACCGTTTTTCCCGCACCCGCTCCGGCGGCGGTGCCCCCCGTTTCTCCGGTGGTGGCGGCGAGCGCCGCGCCGCGGGCTTCGGCGGCGGACCCAAGCGCTCCGGTGGTTCCGGCGGCTCCGGCCGGTCCGGTGGATACGGCCGCCGCTCCGCCTCCGGCGTCAAGGGCGAGTTCGCCCTGCCGGTGACCGTCACCCCCGCCCTCCCCGCCGCCGAGACCTTCGGCGAGCTGGAGATGCCCGCACCGCTGAAGGCGGCGCTGGTCGCCGAGGGCATGACCGTGCCCTTCCCGATCCAGGCGGCCACCCTGCCGAACTCGCTGGCCGGCCGGGACGTCCTGGGCCGGGGCCGCACCGGCTCGGGCAAGACGCTCGCCTTCGGCCTCGCGCTGCTGGCCCGCACCGCCGGCCGCCGCGCCGACGCCAAGCGCCCGCTCGCGCTGGTCCTCGTCCCCACCCGGGAGCTGGCCCAGCAGGTCACCGACGCGCTCACCCCGTACGCCCGGTCGCTGAAGCTGCGCATCGCCACCGTGGTCGGCGGCATGTCCATCGGCCGCCAGGCCAGCGCGCTGCGCGGCGGCTCCGAGGTCGTCGTCGCGACGCCGGGCCGTCTCAAGGACCTGATCGAGCGCGGCGACTGCCGGCTGGACCGCGTCACCATCACGGTCCTCGACGAGGCCGACCAGATGGCCGACATGGGCTTCATGCCGCAGGTCACCGAGCTGCTGGACCAGGTGACCCCGGACGGGCAGCGGATGCTCTTCTCGGCCACCCTGGACCGCAACGTCGACCTGCTGGTGCGGACCTACCTGAAGGACCCGGTCGTGCACTCCGTCGACCCGTCCGCCGGCGCCGTCACGACGATGGAGCACCACGTCCTGTATGTCCAGGGCGCGGACAAGTACGCCACCACGACGGAGATCGCGGCCCGCGACGGCCGCGTGATCATGTTCCTGGACACCAAGCACGCGGTGGACAAGCTCACCGACCACCTGCTGCACAGCGGGGTCCGGGCGGCGGCGCTGCACGGGGGCAAGTCCCAGCCGCAGCGCACCCGTACCCTGGAGCGCTTCAAGACCGGGCACGTCACGGTGCTGGTCGCCACCAACGTCGCGGCGCGCGGCATCCACGTCGACAACCTCGACCTGGTCGTCAACGTGGACCCGCCGAGCGACCACAAGGACTACCTGCACCGCGGCGGCCGTACCGCCCGCGCCGGTGAGTCCGGCAGCGTCGTCACGCTGGTGCTGCCGAACCAGCGCCGCGAGATGACCCGGCTGATGGCGGACGCCGGGATCACCCCGCAGATCGCCCAGGTCCGCTCCGGCGAGGCCGAGCTGAGCCGGATCACCGGTGCGCAGGCCCCCTCCGGCGTCCCGGTCGTCATCTCCGCCCCGGCCAAGGAGCGCGGCAGCAGCCGAGGCGGCGCGTTCATGGGCCGCGGCACCAAGCGCGGCGGCGGGGCTCCGGCCCGGGGCCGTCGTCCCGGCGTGCCGACGCCCGAGGCCCGTGCCGCCGCGGCGCAGCGCCGGAACAACCGCGCCGCGTGA
- a CDS encoding acyltransferase family protein, producing MPSPLTSEQPRPTAAAGAPATGKPPSVGRDPFFDNAKYLAIVLVAIGHAWEPLPPGRLVEAAYTFVYTFHMPVFILIAGYFSRNFELRPDRVWKLVTSLLVPYVLLEGLYTLFERAAREPDYALSPLEPYWLLWFLPALFLWRLSTPLWQTVRFPVLVSLAIAALATVSPAADGSLQIQRILQFLPFYVLGLRLRPEHFVALRSTWVRVASVPVFVAGMLLAYWLVPRTSTSWFFRKNSTEVLSVSEWTGPTTTVLLFVAAIVLGVCFLAWVPRGLSWMTTLGTCTLYGYLLHGFVVRGLKYGGFYDDPFFDTTMGTVAVTLGAVVIMTLLCTPPVRWLLRPLLEPRMEWARQKPPAARAS from the coding sequence ATGCCTTCCCCCCTCACCTCCGAGCAGCCGCGCCCCACCGCCGCTGCCGGCGCCCCGGCGACCGGAAAGCCACCCTCCGTCGGCCGCGACCCGTTCTTCGACAACGCGAAGTACCTGGCGATCGTGCTCGTGGCGATCGGACACGCGTGGGAGCCCCTGCCCCCCGGCCGCCTCGTGGAGGCCGCGTACACCTTCGTCTACACGTTCCACATGCCGGTGTTCATCCTGATAGCGGGCTACTTCTCGCGGAACTTCGAGCTGCGGCCGGACCGGGTGTGGAAGCTGGTCACCAGCCTGCTGGTGCCCTACGTCCTGCTCGAAGGCCTGTACACGCTCTTCGAGCGGGCGGCACGCGAGCCGGACTACGCCCTCTCCCCGCTGGAGCCCTACTGGCTGCTGTGGTTCCTGCCCGCCCTGTTCCTCTGGCGGCTGTCCACCCCGCTGTGGCAGACCGTGCGCTTCCCGGTGCTGGTCTCCCTCGCCATCGCCGCCCTGGCGACGGTGTCACCGGCCGCCGACGGAAGTCTCCAGATCCAGCGCATCCTGCAGTTCCTGCCGTTCTACGTCCTCGGCCTGCGGCTGCGCCCGGAGCACTTCGTGGCTCTCCGCTCCACCTGGGTGCGGGTCGCCTCGGTGCCGGTGTTCGTGGCCGGGATGCTGCTGGCGTACTGGCTGGTGCCCCGGACCTCGACGTCGTGGTTCTTCCGGAAGAACAGCACCGAGGTGCTGAGCGTCTCCGAGTGGACCGGCCCGACCACCACGGTCCTGCTGTTCGTGGCCGCGATCGTGCTGGGCGTGTGCTTCCTCGCCTGGGTGCCCCGGGGGCTCAGCTGGATGACCACGCTCGGCACCTGCACGCTGTACGGGTATCTGCTCCACGGCTTCGTCGTCCGGGGCCTGAAGTACGGCGGCTTCTACGACGACCCGTTCTTCGACACCACGATGGGCACGGTCGCCGTCACCCTGGGCGCGGTCGTCATCATGACGCTCCTGTGCACGCCCCCGGTCCGGTGGCTGCTGCGTCCGCTGCTGGAGCCGCGCATGGAGTGGGCCCGGCAGAAACCACCGGCCGCCCGCGCGTCCTGA
- a CDS encoding cation:proton antiporter gives MEHPGTLVLIMALAVLAPLLGYATGRWLPVPVVIFEIVLGVLAGPDVLGWAHHDRVIDTLADLGLSMLIFLAGYEIRFAEVRGSTLRRAGGAWVLSFAAGLGIALLISGADLAKSLVIGTALTSTALGAVLPILRDSGRLEGRFGSVVMAFGSVGEFGPIIAMALLFSGRSPGAAGAVLAAFAVVTAGAVFWAVRPRPPWFARLIAVTLHSSGQFAVRFVMLLLAGMLGLAHVFGLDTLLGAFAAGMLTRLVLQGAVPERSGQILERIEAIGFGFLVPFFYIVTGIDFDLAALLDGGRPLLLLPVFLLLFLLVRGVPAYLLAPRDLTGRGPRTALGLFSSTCLPLVVAITAIGLDEKVIGAGEAAALVAAAMLSVLVFPLLAFRLLRREEGGGGRTVPGRAAETGEAW, from the coding sequence ATGGAGCACCCCGGGACCCTCGTCCTGATCATGGCCCTGGCGGTTCTCGCCCCGCTGCTCGGTTACGCGACCGGGCGGTGGCTGCCGGTCCCCGTCGTCATCTTCGAGATCGTGCTGGGCGTCCTGGCCGGGCCGGACGTGCTCGGCTGGGCCCATCACGACCGCGTCATCGACACCCTGGCCGATCTCGGACTCTCGATGCTGATCTTCCTGGCGGGTTACGAGATCCGGTTCGCCGAGGTCCGCGGCTCCACCCTGCGCCGGGCCGGCGGGGCGTGGGTCCTCTCGTTCGCCGCGGGCCTCGGCATCGCGCTGCTGATCAGCGGGGCGGACCTGGCGAAGAGCCTGGTCATCGGCACCGCGCTGACCAGTACGGCGCTGGGCGCGGTCCTGCCGATCCTGCGGGACTCGGGGCGGCTGGAGGGGCGGTTCGGGTCGGTGGTGATGGCGTTCGGGTCGGTCGGGGAGTTCGGCCCGATCATCGCGATGGCCCTGCTGTTCAGCGGCCGGAGCCCCGGTGCGGCGGGCGCGGTGCTGGCCGCGTTCGCCGTCGTCACGGCGGGCGCGGTGTTCTGGGCGGTGCGGCCCCGGCCGCCGTGGTTCGCCCGGCTCATCGCCGTGACCCTGCACTCCAGCGGCCAGTTCGCGGTCCGCTTCGTGATGCTGCTGCTGGCCGGGATGCTGGGTCTCGCCCACGTGTTCGGCCTGGACACCCTGCTCGGCGCGTTCGCCGCGGGGATGCTGACCCGGCTCGTCCTCCAGGGGGCGGTGCCCGAGCGCAGCGGGCAGATCCTGGAGCGGATCGAGGCGATCGGCTTCGGCTTCCTCGTACCGTTCTTCTACATCGTGACGGGCATCGACTTCGACCTCGCGGCGCTCCTGGACGGCGGGCGTCCGCTGCTGCTCCTGCCGGTCTTCCTGCTGCTGTTCCTGCTGGTGCGCGGGGTTCCGGCGTATCTGCTGGCCCCGCGCGACCTGACCGGGCGCGGCCCACGGACCGCGCTCGGGCTGTTCTCCTCCACCTGTCTGCCCCTGGTGGTCGCGATCACCGCGATCGGCCTGGACGAGAAGGTGATCGGGGCGGGCGAGGCCGCCGCGCTGGTCGCCGCCGCGATGCTGTCGGTGCTGGTGTTCCCCCTGCTGGCGTTCCGGCTGCTGCGCAGGGAGGAGGGCGGCGGGGGCAGAACCGTCCCGGGCCGGGCGGCGGAGACCGGTGAGGCGTGGTGA